The Pseudomonas iranensis genome includes a window with the following:
- the murC gene encoding UDP-N-acetylmuramate--L-alanine ligase, translating to MVENQKAMPQPEMRRIRRIHFVGIGGVGMCGIAEVLLNLGYQVSGSDLKASPVTERLETFGAQIFIGHRAENAATADVLVVSSAVNTSNPEVATALERRIPVVPRAEMLAELMRYRHGIAVAGTHGKTTTTSLIASVFAAGGLDPTFVIGGRLNAAGTNAQLGTSRYLIAEADESDASFLHLQPLVAVVTNIDADHMATYDGDFNKLKKTFVEFLHNLPFYGLAVMCLDDPVVREILPLVKRPTVTYGFSEDADVRAINVRQQGMQTFFTVLRPDREPLDVSVNMPGNHNVLNSLATICIATDEGVSDEAIVQGLSGFQGVGRRFQVYGELPVDGGNVMLVDDYGHHPTEVAAVIKAVRGGWPERRLVMVYQPHRYSRTRDLYDDFVNVLADANVLLLMEVYPAGEEPIPGADSRKLCNSIRQRGQLDPIYIERGVDLAPLVKPLLRAGDILLCQGAGDIGGLAPKLLKSELFAGAVAAPVEGKLK from the coding sequence ATGGTTGAGAATCAGAAAGCCATGCCACAACCGGAAATGCGCCGCATCCGTCGCATCCACTTCGTCGGCATCGGCGGCGTGGGCATGTGCGGTATCGCTGAAGTGTTGTTGAACCTGGGCTACCAAGTCTCCGGTTCCGACCTGAAGGCGTCGCCGGTCACCGAGCGCCTGGAAACCTTTGGCGCGCAGATCTTCATCGGTCACCGTGCCGAGAACGCCGCTACCGCCGACGTGCTGGTGGTGTCGAGCGCAGTGAACACGTCCAACCCGGAAGTGGCGACTGCCCTTGAGCGCCGCATTCCCGTAGTGCCGCGTGCAGAAATGCTCGCCGAGCTGATGCGCTATCGCCACGGTATCGCCGTCGCCGGTACCCATGGCAAAACCACCACCACCAGCCTGATCGCTTCGGTGTTCGCGGCCGGTGGTCTGGACCCGACGTTCGTTATCGGTGGTCGCCTGAATGCAGCGGGCACCAATGCCCAGCTCGGCACCAGCCGTTACCTGATTGCCGAAGCCGACGAAAGCGATGCGAGCTTCCTGCATCTGCAGCCGCTGGTGGCCGTGGTCACCAACATCGACGCCGACCACATGGCGACCTACGACGGTGACTTCAACAAACTGAAGAAAACCTTCGTCGAATTCCTGCACAACCTGCCGTTCTACGGTTTGGCGGTGATGTGCCTGGACGATCCGGTGGTGCGCGAAATCCTGCCGCTGGTGAAACGTCCGACTGTGACCTACGGCTTCAGCGAAGACGCCGACGTACGCGCAATCAATGTGCGCCAGCAGGGCATGCAGACCTTCTTTACGGTGCTGCGCCCGGATCGCGAGCCGCTGGACGTGTCGGTGAACATGCCCGGCAATCACAACGTGCTCAACTCGCTGGCGACCATCTGCATCGCCACCGACGAAGGCGTCAGCGATGAAGCCATCGTTCAGGGCCTGTCAGGCTTCCAGGGTGTTGGCCGACGCTTCCAGGTCTACGGCGAACTGCCGGTGGACGGCGGCAACGTAATGCTGGTCGACGACTACGGGCACCACCCGACCGAGGTCGCTGCGGTGATCAAAGCCGTGCGCGGTGGCTGGCCGGAGCGTCGTCTGGTGATGGTCTACCAGCCGCATCGCTACAGCCGCACCCGCGACCTGTACGACGATTTCGTCAATGTCCTGGCCGACGCCAACGTGCTGCTGCTGATGGAAGTCTATCCGGCCGGCGAAGAGCCGATCCCGGGCGCCGACAGCCGCAAGCTGTGCAACAGCATCCGCCAGCGCGGTCAGCTCGACCCGATCTACATCGAGCGTGGCGTTGATCTGGCACCGCTGGTCAAGCCGCTGCTGCGCGCCGGCGACATTCTGCTGTGCCAGGGCGCTGGTGATATCGGCGGTCTCGCGCCGAAGCTGTTGAAAAGTGAATTGTTCGCCGGCGCCGTGGCGGCGCCGGTCGAGGGGAAGTTGAAATGA
- a CDS encoding sensor domain-containing diguanylate cyclase, whose amino-acid sequence MIASRTPSITGLTGRPERLLILGSLLTVIAMVCIVTFLLIREYASAQEVATRRATTIAQLIDADVLRTVELYDLTLQGLIAAAQRDDLQNVSPQIRHLALFDRSATARFKGDILLLDKHGEVIADSSRIEAKPGNFADRDYFLAHAFNRDIGMFISRPFKTRCDCEEADQWRISFSRRISSQTGEFLGVAVASLKLDYFDDLFKSLDIGTDSTLNIINSDGVLLAQKPYLQSDSVGKSFGNRPNVVRILNDRDGSGSFTSTSSMDEQRRLYTYSRVGNLPLTVMVALSSDEVFGTWRRTAILISVATGVLCAGLLWLTWLLARELRLRHRAERELAQLAATDDLTGVANRRMLDQTLRHEWFRAQRSGQPLSVMMIDADHFKAFNDRHGHQAGDQVLRELAKVITANVRRPADLVARYGGEEFSVILAETDSAGAQQIAEQIRQAVENLPWVEGAERAMTVSIGIATWTSASEMTLEQLLFAADKALYQAKEGGRNRVVVSV is encoded by the coding sequence ATGATCGCCAGCCGCACGCCTTCCATCACAGGCCTTACCGGTCGCCCCGAGCGCCTGCTGATCCTCGGCAGCCTGCTGACCGTGATTGCGATGGTGTGCATCGTCACCTTCCTGCTGATCCGCGAGTACGCCAGTGCGCAGGAAGTCGCCACGCGCCGCGCCACGACCATCGCGCAATTGATCGATGCCGATGTGCTGCGCACCGTCGAGCTGTACGACCTGACGCTGCAAGGGCTGATCGCCGCCGCTCAGCGTGACGACCTGCAGAACGTCTCGCCGCAGATCCGTCATCTGGCGCTGTTCGATCGCTCTGCCACCGCGCGCTTCAAGGGCGACATCCTCCTGCTCGACAAGCATGGCGAGGTGATCGCCGATTCCTCGCGCATCGAAGCGAAACCGGGCAATTTCGCCGACCGCGATTATTTTCTCGCTCACGCATTCAACCGCGATATCGGCATGTTCATCAGCCGTCCGTTCAAGACCCGCTGCGATTGCGAAGAGGCCGACCAGTGGCGCATCAGCTTCAGCCGGCGCATCTCCTCGCAGACCGGTGAATTCCTCGGCGTGGCGGTGGCGTCGCTGAAACTCGACTATTTCGACGACCTGTTCAAAAGCCTCGACATCGGCACCGACAGTACGTTGAACATCATCAACAGCGATGGCGTGCTGCTTGCGCAGAAGCCGTATCTGCAGAGCGATTCGGTCGGCAAGAGTTTCGGCAACCGCCCCAATGTCGTGCGGATTCTCAACGATCGCGATGGCAGCGGCAGTTTCACCAGCACTTCGAGCATGGATGAACAGCGGCGGCTCTACACCTACTCGCGGGTCGGCAATCTGCCGTTGACCGTGATGGTCGCACTGTCCAGCGATGAAGTGTTCGGCACCTGGCGGCGCACGGCGATTTTGATCAGCGTCGCCACCGGTGTGCTGTGCGCGGGCCTGCTGTGGCTGACCTGGCTGCTCGCCCGGGAGCTGCGCTTGCGCCATCGCGCCGAACGCGAACTGGCGCAACTGGCTGCCACCGATGATCTGACCGGCGTAGCCAACCGGCGCATGCTCGATCAGACCCTGCGCCACGAATGGTTCCGCGCCCAGCGCTCGGGCCAGCCGCTGTCGGTGATGATGATCGATGCCGACCACTTCAAGGCCTTCAATGATCGCCATGGCCATCAGGCTGGGGATCAAGTCTTGCGTGAACTGGCCAAGGTAATCACCGCGAACGTGCGGCGCCCGGCGGATCTGGTCGCGCGGTATGGCGGTGAAGAGTTTTCGGTGATTCTCGCCGAGACCGACAGCGCAGGAGCGCAGCAGATCGCCGAGCAGATTCGCCAGGCTGTGGAAAACTTGCCCTGGGTCGAAGGCGCTGAGCGGGCGATGACCGTGAGTATCGGTATCGCCACCTGGACATCGGCGAGCGAGATGACACTGGAGCAATTACTGTTTGCGGCGGACAAGGCGCTGTATCAGGCCAAGGAAGGCGGGCGTAATCGCGTTGTAGTGTCAGTTTAA
- the ftsA gene encoding cell division protein FtsA, with translation MANVQSGKMIVGLDIGTSKVVALVGEVADDGQLEIVGIGTHPSRGLKKGVVVNIESTVQSIQRAIEEAQLMAGCRIHSAFVGVAGNHIRSLNSHGIVAIRDREVSSADLERVLDAAQAVAIPADQRVLHTLPQDYVIDNQEGVREPLGMSGVRLEAKVHVVTCAVNAAQNIEKCVRRCGLEIDDIILEQLASAYSVLTDDEKELGVCLVDIGGGTTDIAIFTEGAIRHTAVIPIAGDQVTNDIAMALRTPTQYAEEIKIRYACALAKLAGAGETIKVPSVGDRPPRELSRQALAEVVEPRYDELFTLIQAELRRSGYEDLIPAGIVLTGGTSKMEGATELAEEIFHMPVRLGVPHGVKGLDDVVRNPIYSTGVGLLMYGLQKQSDGVSFSGIGSRDSYSSEEPQAPLLDRLKKWVQGNF, from the coding sequence ATGGCAAACGTGCAAAGCGGCAAAATGATCGTCGGTCTGGATATCGGCACCTCCAAAGTGGTGGCGCTGGTAGGCGAGGTCGCGGACGACGGCCAGCTGGAAATCGTCGGGATCGGCACGCATCCGTCCCGCGGCCTGAAGAAGGGCGTGGTGGTCAACATCGAATCCACCGTGCAGTCGATCCAGCGCGCGATCGAAGAAGCCCAACTGATGGCCGGCTGCCGCATTCACTCGGCGTTCGTCGGCGTGGCCGGCAATCACATCCGCAGCCTGAATTCCCACGGCATCGTTGCGATCCGTGATCGCGAAGTCAGCTCGGCGGACCTTGAGCGTGTACTCGACGCCGCCCAGGCCGTGGCGATCCCGGCTGACCAGCGCGTGCTGCACACCCTGCCGCAGGATTACGTGATCGATAACCAGGAAGGCGTGCGCGAGCCGCTGGGCATGTCCGGCGTGCGTCTGGAAGCCAAGGTTCACGTGGTCACCTGCGCCGTCAACGCTGCTCAGAACATTGAAAAATGCGTGCGTCGCTGCGGTCTGGAAATCGACGACATCATTCTCGAGCAACTGGCCTCGGCCTACTCGGTGCTGACCGACGACGAGAAAGAACTGGGCGTGTGCCTGGTCGACATCGGCGGCGGCACCACCGACATCGCGATCTTCACCGAAGGCGCGATCCGTCACACCGCGGTGATCCCGATTGCCGGTGATCAAGTGACCAACGACATCGCCATGGCGTTGCGCACTCCGACCCAGTACGCCGAAGAGATCAAGATCCGTTACGCCTGCGCCCTGGCGAAACTGGCCGGTGCCGGCGAAACCATCAAGGTGCCGAGCGTTGGCGACCGTCCACCGCGCGAACTGTCGCGTCAGGCCCTGGCCGAAGTGGTCGAGCCGCGTTACGACGAACTGTTCACCCTGATCCAGGCCGAGCTGCGTCGCAGCGGCTACGAAGACCTGATCCCGGCGGGCATCGTGCTCACCGGCGGTACCTCGAAAATGGAAGGCGCCACTGAACTGGCCGAAGAGATCTTCCACATGCCGGTGCGCCTCGGTGTGCCGCATGGCGTGAAAGGTCTGGATGACGTGGTGCGCAACCCGATTTATTCCACTGGCGTCGGGTTGTTGATGTACGGCCTGCAAAAGCAGTCCGATGGAGTTTCGTTCTCCGGCATCGGCAGCCGCGACAGCTACAGCAGCGAAGAGCCTCAGGCGCCGCTGCTGGACCGACTGAAAAAGTGGGTTCAGGGCAATTTTTAA
- the murG gene encoding undecaprenyldiphospho-muramoylpentapeptide beta-N-acetylglucosaminyltransferase, with the protein MGANVLIMAGGTGGHVFPALACAREFQARGYTVHWLGTPRGIENELVPAAGLELHRINASGLRGKGKLSLLKAPLMLLKSVWQARAIMRRLKPVCVVGFGGYVTGPGGLAAKLAGVPVIVHEQNAVAGTANRLLVPFAARVCEAFPDTFTLSDSRRTTGNPVRSELFLDTSRPALAGRKARLLILGGSLGAEPLNKLLPEALAQVAADLRPEVFHQAGKNHDEVTAERYRAVGVEAQVQPFIKDMAQAYGWADLVVCRAGALTISELAAAGLPSMLVPLPHAIDDHQTRNADYLAREGAAFLMPQRTTGAADLAARLTEVLMQPQRLEAMAQAARRLAKPDATRSVVDTCLEVAHG; encoded by the coding sequence ATGGGCGCTAATGTATTGATCATGGCCGGCGGTACCGGCGGCCACGTGTTCCCGGCGCTGGCCTGTGCCCGCGAGTTTCAGGCGCGCGGCTACACCGTGCACTGGCTCGGCACGCCACGCGGGATCGAAAACGAACTGGTTCCGGCGGCAGGGCTTGAACTGCACCGGATCAACGCCAGCGGTTTGCGCGGCAAGGGCAAGCTGTCGCTGCTCAAGGCGCCGCTGATGCTGCTGAAATCGGTGTGGCAGGCGCGGGCGATCATGCGCCGTCTGAAACCGGTGTGCGTGGTCGGCTTCGGCGGTTATGTGACCGGCCCTGGTGGTCTTGCTGCGAAACTGGCCGGCGTGCCGGTGATCGTTCACGAGCAGAACGCTGTCGCCGGCACCGCCAATCGGTTGCTGGTGCCGTTCGCCGCCCGAGTGTGTGAAGCGTTCCCCGACACCTTTACTCTGTCGGACAGCCGCCGTACCACCGGTAATCCGGTGCGCAGCGAGCTGTTCCTCGACACATCGCGACCGGCGCTGGCCGGGCGCAAAGCGCGTTTGCTGATCCTTGGCGGCAGCCTGGGCGCAGAACCGTTGAACAAATTGCTGCCTGAAGCCCTGGCCCAAGTCGCTGCCGATTTGCGCCCGGAAGTGTTTCATCAGGCCGGCAAAAATCACGATGAAGTGACTGCCGAGCGTTACCGCGCCGTGGGTGTGGAAGCGCAGGTGCAGCCGTTCATCAAAGACATGGCCCAGGCCTATGGCTGGGCTGACCTAGTGGTGTGCCGCGCTGGCGCGTTGACCATCAGTGAGCTGGCGGCCGCCGGTCTGCCCTCGATGCTGGTGCCTTTGCCCCACGCGATCGACGATCACCAGACCCGCAACGCCGATTATTTGGCCCGCGAAGGCGCTGCCTTCCTGATGCCGCAAAGAACGACTGGTGCCGCGGATCTTGCCGCGCGCCTGACAGAGGTCTTGATGCAACCGCAACGACTCGAAGCAATGGCCCAAGCGGCCCGCCGACTGGCCAAACCCGATGCCACCCGTAGCGTGGTCGATACCTGTCTGGAGGTGGCCCATGGTTGA
- the lpxC gene encoding UDP-3-O-acyl-N-acetylglucosamine deacetylase, with product MIKQRTLKNIIRATGVGLHSGEKVYLTLKPAPVDTGIVFCRADLDPVVQIPARAENVGETTMSTTLINGDVKVDTVEHLLSAMAGLGIDNAYVELSASEVPIMDGSAGPFVFLIQSAGLEEQDAAKKFIRILREVTVEDGDKRATFVPFEGFKVSFEIDFDHPVFRDRTQSASVDFSSTSFVKEVSRARTFGFMSDIEYLRKHNLALGGSVENAIVVDADGVLNEDGLRYEDEFVKHKILDAIGDLYLLGNSLIGEFKGFKSGHALNNQLLRKLIEQTDAWEVVTFEDASTAPISYMRPVAAV from the coding sequence ATGATTAAACAACGCACACTGAAAAATATTATCCGTGCCACAGGTGTAGGCCTGCACTCCGGCGAGAAGGTCTATCTGACCCTCAAGCCTGCGCCTGTCGACACTGGCATTGTGTTTTGTCGCGCTGACCTCGACCCTGTGGTGCAGATTCCTGCCCGCGCGGAAAACGTCGGTGAAACCACTATGTCGACGACGCTGATCAATGGCGACGTCAAAGTGGACACGGTAGAGCACTTGCTCTCGGCCATGGCTGGCCTGGGCATCGATAACGCCTACGTCGAGCTCTCCGCGTCCGAAGTCCCGATCATGGATGGCAGCGCTGGACCCTTCGTATTCCTGATTCAATCGGCAGGCCTGGAAGAACAGGACGCCGCCAAGAAATTCATCCGCATCCTGCGTGAAGTGACAGTGGAAGACGGCGACAAGCGCGCCACTTTCGTCCCTTTCGAAGGCTTCAAGGTGAGCTTCGAGATCGATTTCGATCACCCGGTATTCCGGGACCGCACCCAGAGTGCAAGCGTGGATTTTTCCAGCACTTCGTTCGTTAAAGAAGTCAGCCGCGCCCGTACTTTTGGTTTCATGAGTGACATCGAGTACCTGCGCAAGCACAACCTCGCACTCGGCGGCAGCGTGGAAAACGCGATCGTGGTCGACGCTGATGGCGTGTTGAACGAAGACGGTCTTCGTTATGAAGACGAATTCGTCAAACACAAGATCCTCGATGCGATTGGTGACCTGTACCTGCTGGGCAACAGCCTGATTGGTGAGTTCAAAGGCTTCAAGTCCGGTCATGCACTGAACAACCAGCTGCTGCGCAAATTGATTGAGCAGACAGACGCTTGGGAAGTGGTGACGTTCGAAGACGCCAGCACCGCACCAATCTCTTACATGCGCCCGGTTGCGGCGGTGTAA
- the ftsZ gene encoding cell division protein FtsZ, translating to MFELVDNIPASPVIKVIGVGGGGGNAVNHMVKSNIEGVEFICANTDAQALKNIGARTILQLGTGVTKGLGAGANPEVGRQAALEDRERIAEVLAGTNMVFITTGMGGGTGTGAAPIIAEVAKEMGILTVAVVTRPFPFEGRKRMQIADEGIRMLSESVDSLITIPNEKLLTILGKDASLLSAFAKADDVLAGAVRGISDIIKRPGMINVDFADVRTVMSEMGMAMMGTGCASGPNRAREATEAAIRNPLLEDVNLQGARGILVNITAGPDLSLGEYSDVGSIIEAFASEHAMVKVGTVIDPDMRDELHVTVVATGLGAKIEKPVKVIDNTVHTSMASAQVQQPAPARQEQPAVNYRDLDRPTVMRNQAQAGAAAAAKMNPQDDLDYLDIPAFLRRQAD from the coding sequence ATGTTCGAACTCGTAGACAACATCCCCGCAAGCCCGGTAATCAAAGTTATCGGTGTCGGCGGTGGCGGCGGCAACGCTGTCAATCACATGGTCAAGAGCAACATCGAAGGCGTTGAGTTCATCTGCGCCAACACCGATGCTCAAGCGCTGAAAAACATCGGCGCGCGGACCATCCTGCAACTGGGCACCGGCGTGACCAAAGGCCTGGGCGCCGGCGCCAATCCTGAGGTCGGCCGTCAAGCCGCTCTGGAAGACCGCGAGCGCATCGCTGAAGTGCTGGCCGGCACCAACATGGTGTTCATCACCACCGGCATGGGCGGCGGTACCGGTACCGGTGCAGCGCCGATCATCGCTGAAGTGGCCAAGGAAATGGGCATTCTGACCGTTGCGGTCGTTACCCGTCCGTTCCCGTTCGAAGGCCGCAAGCGTATGCAGATCGCCGACGAAGGCATTCGCATGCTTTCGGAAAGCGTTGACTCGCTGATCACCATTCCGAACGAAAAACTGCTGACCATCCTCGGCAAAGACGCAAGCCTCTTGTCGGCTTTCGCCAAGGCTGACGATGTTCTGGCCGGTGCCGTTCGCGGTATCTCCGACATCATCAAGCGTCCGGGCATGATCAACGTCGACTTCGCCGACGTACGCACCGTGATGAGCGAAATGGGCATGGCGATGATGGGCACTGGCTGCGCCAGCGGTCCGAACCGTGCACGTGAAGCAACCGAAGCGGCAATCCGCAACCCGCTGCTGGAAGACGTCAACCTGCAAGGCGCGCGCGGCATTCTGGTGAACATCACCGCCGGTCCTGACCTGTCCCTGGGTGAGTACTCCGACGTTGGTTCGATCATCGAAGCCTTTGCTTCCGAGCACGCGATGGTCAAGGTCGGTACCGTTATCGATCCGGACATGCGCGACGAGCTGCACGTAACCGTGGTTGCCACCGGTCTGGGCGCGAAAATCGAGAAGCCTGTGAAGGTTATCGACAACACCGTTCACACCTCGATGGCTTCGGCGCAGGTGCAACAACCGGCTCCGGCCCGTCAGGAGCAGCCAGCGGTGAACTACCGTGATCTGGACCGTCCGACCGTCATGCGCAACCAGGCTCAGGCCGGTGCTGCGGCTGCCGCGAAGATGAATCCGCAGGATGACCTGGACTACCTGGACATTCCGGCATTCCTGCGTCGTCAGGCCGATTGA
- a CDS encoding cell division protein FtsQ/DivIB — protein sequence MQGAHLRHQPPAPGRKPVPRGASRMVAKEPMSARLPKANFSFLKSLFWPVLLVALGFGTYEGAQRLLPYADRPISKVAVQGDLSYISQQAVQQRIAPFVASSFFTIDLAGMRTELEQMPWIAHAEVRRVWPDQVVIRLEEQLPVARWGDESLLNNQGQAFTPKELANYEHLPQLFGPQRAQQQVMQQYQVLSQMLRPLGFSIARLELRERGSWFLTTGAGSSGPGIELLLGRGNLVEKMRRFIAIYDKTLKEQITNIARIDLRYANGLAVGWREPVAPTTAQPAVAKN from the coding sequence ATGCAAGGCGCTCATCTCAGACATCAGCCACCCGCACCCGGCCGCAAGCCGGTGCCGCGGGGTGCCAGCCGAATGGTGGCGAAAGAGCCGATGTCCGCGCGCCTGCCGAAAGCCAATTTCAGCTTTCTGAAAAGCCTGTTCTGGCCAGTGCTGCTGGTGGCGCTGGGCTTTGGCACCTACGAAGGCGCGCAGCGTCTGCTGCCGTACGCCGACCGGCCGATCAGCAAGGTCGCGGTGCAGGGCGACCTGAGTTACATCAGCCAGCAGGCGGTGCAGCAGCGGATCGCGCCGTTCGTGGCGTCGAGCTTCTTCACCATCGACCTCGCCGGTATGCGTACCGAGCTTGAGCAGATGCCTTGGATCGCCCACGCCGAAGTGCGTCGGGTGTGGCCGGATCAGGTAGTGATCCGCCTCGAAGAGCAATTGCCGGTGGCGCGTTGGGGCGACGAGTCGTTGCTCAACAACCAGGGCCAGGCGTTCACGCCCAAGGAACTGGCGAATTATGAACACCTGCCGCAGCTGTTCGGCCCACAACGGGCTCAGCAGCAGGTGATGCAGCAGTATCAGGTGCTGAGCCAGATGTTGCGCCCGCTGGGTTTTTCGATTGCACGCCTGGAATTGCGTGAACGCGGCAGCTGGTTCCTGACCACCGGTGCCGGCAGTTCCGGCCCCGGCATCGAGTTGCTGCTGGGACGCGGCAACCTGGTGGAAAAGATGCGCCGCTTCATCGCCATCTATGACAAGACGCTGAAAGAGCAGATTACGAACATTGCGCGCATCGATCTGCGCTACGCCAACGGCCTCGCTGTTGGCTGGCGGGAACCCGTAGCGCCGACGACAGCCCAACCCGCTGTCGCAAAGAATTAA
- a CDS encoding D-alanine--D-alanine ligase, with protein sequence MTAAYAKLFSTIAPKDFGRVAVLFGGLSAEREVSLKSGNAVLEALQSAGVDAFGIDVGEDFLQRLLSEKIDRAFIILHGRGGEDGSMQGLLECAGIPYTGSGILASALAMDKLRTKQVWHSLGIPTPRHAVLCSEADCISAATELGLPLIVKPAHEGSSIGMAKVNSASELIDAWKAASTYDSQVLVEQWIQGPEFTIATLRDQVLPPIALGTPHTFYDYDAKYIANDTQYRIPCGLDAAKEQELMELTAKACEALGIAGWGRADVMQDADGQFWFLEVNTAPGMTDHSLVPMAARAAGLDFQQLVLAILAASVEDAGATEARG encoded by the coding sequence ATGACTGCTGCCTACGCCAAGCTGTTCTCCACCATCGCGCCGAAAGACTTCGGCCGCGTCGCCGTGCTCTTCGGCGGCCTGAGTGCCGAGCGTGAGGTTTCGCTGAAATCCGGCAACGCCGTGCTCGAGGCGCTGCAAAGCGCTGGCGTCGACGCGTTCGGCATCGATGTGGGCGAAGACTTCCTGCAGCGTCTGCTCAGCGAAAAGATCGACCGCGCGTTCATCATTCTCCACGGTCGCGGCGGTGAAGACGGCAGCATGCAGGGCCTGCTCGAGTGCGCGGGCATCCCGTACACCGGCAGCGGCATTCTTGCTTCCGCACTGGCGATGGACAAGCTGCGTACCAAGCAGGTCTGGCACAGTCTCGGGATTCCGACGCCGCGTCACGCCGTACTGTGCAGCGAAGCCGATTGTATTTCCGCAGCGACGGAACTGGGCCTGCCTTTGATCGTCAAACCGGCGCATGAAGGTTCAAGTATCGGGATGGCCAAAGTGAATTCTGCGTCCGAGTTGATCGACGCATGGAAAGCGGCCAGTACCTACGATTCGCAAGTGTTGGTCGAGCAATGGATTCAAGGTCCGGAGTTCACCATCGCCACCCTGCGTGACCAGGTGTTGCCTCCTATCGCCCTGGGTACACCGCACACGTTCTACGACTACGACGCCAAGTACATCGCCAACGATACCCAGTACCGCATTCCGTGCGGGCTCGACGCGGCCAAGGAACAGGAACTCATGGAACTCACGGCCAAGGCCTGTGAGGCGCTGGGTATCGCCGGTTGGGGCCGGGCGGACGTGATGCAGGACGCCGACGGGCAGTTCTGGTTCCTCGAAGTCAATACCGCACCGGGCATGACCGATCACAGCCTGGTGCCGATGGCGGCGCGGGCTGCCGGTCTGGATTTCCAGCAACTGGTTCTGGCCATTCTGGCCGCCAGCGTTGAAGACGCAGGCGCAACAGAGGCGCGAGGTTAA